The Onthophagus taurus isolate NC chromosome 2, IU_Otau_3.0, whole genome shotgun sequence genome includes a window with the following:
- the LOC111426954 gene encoding ras-related protein Ral-a isoform X1: protein MSKKPTIQPALHKVIMVGSGGVGKSALTLQFMYDEFVEDYEPTKADSYRKKILLDGEDVQIDILDTAGQEDYAAIRDHYFRSGEGFLCIFSITEDESFQATQEFREQILRVKNDENIPFLLVGNKCDLEEKRKVSFQEASERANQWGVPYVETSAKTREHVDKVFFDLMREIRARKISDNKINNGKGKDKSSKKKLKCFFCCK from the exons atgtctaaaaaacCAACAATTCAACCGGCTCTTCATAAAGTAATCATGGTCGGAAGTGGTGGTGTAGGAAAATCAGCCCTAACATTACAATTTATGTATGATGAGTTCGTCGAAGATTATGAACCAACCAAAGCTGATtcttatagaaaaaaaatcttgttagATGGAGAAGATGTTCAGATAGATATTTTAGATACTGCTGGTCAGGAAGATTACGCTGCTATTAGGGATCATTATTTTCGTAGTGGTGAAGGGTTTTTGtgtatattttcaataacagAAGATGAAAGTTTTCAAGCTACTCAAGAATTCAG GGAACAAATTTTACGTgtgaaaaatgatgaaaacaTTCCTTTCTTATTAGTCGGAAATAAGTGCGATTTGgaggaaaaaagaaaagtatcTTTTCAAGAAGCAAGTGAGAGAGCTAATCAATGGGGTGTACCTTATGTTGAAACATCAGCAAAAACTAGAGAACATGTAGATAAG GTATTTTTCGATTTGATGAGGGAAATTCGAGCGAGGAAAATATCAGACAACAAGATCAATAATGGCAAGGGAAAGGATAAAAGcagtaaaaagaaattaaa ATGCTTTTTTTGctgtaaataa
- the LOC111426954 gene encoding ras-related protein Ral-a isoform X2: MSKKPTIQPALHKVIMVGSGGVGKSALTLQFMYDEFVEDYEPTKADSYRKKILLDGEDVQIDILDTAGQEDYAAIRDHYFRSGEGFLCIFSITEDESFQATQEFREQILRVKNDENIPFLLVGNKCDLEEKRKVSFQEASERANQWGVPYVETSAKTREHVDKVFFDLMREIRARKISDNKINNGKGKDKSSKKKLKCVIL; the protein is encoded by the exons atgtctaaaaaacCAACAATTCAACCGGCTCTTCATAAAGTAATCATGGTCGGAAGTGGTGGTGTAGGAAAATCAGCCCTAACATTACAATTTATGTATGATGAGTTCGTCGAAGATTATGAACCAACCAAAGCTGATtcttatagaaaaaaaatcttgttagATGGAGAAGATGTTCAGATAGATATTTTAGATACTGCTGGTCAGGAAGATTACGCTGCTATTAGGGATCATTATTTTCGTAGTGGTGAAGGGTTTTTGtgtatattttcaataacagAAGATGAAAGTTTTCAAGCTACTCAAGAATTCAG GGAACAAATTTTACGTgtgaaaaatgatgaaaacaTTCCTTTCTTATTAGTCGGAAATAAGTGCGATTTGgaggaaaaaagaaaagtatcTTTTCAAGAAGCAAGTGAGAGAGCTAATCAATGGGGTGTACCTTATGTTGAAACATCAGCAAAAACTAGAGAACATGTAGATAAG GTATTTTTCGATTTGATGAGGGAAATTCGAGCGAGGAAAATATCAGACAACAAGATCAATAATGGCAAGGGAAAGGATAAAAGcagtaaaaagaaattaaagtgTGTAATACTGTAA
- the LOC111426972 gene encoding GATOR2 complex protein MIOS-A isoform X1, with translation MASRLEILWSPIKNKFITWGSEICLYEIQPLKDQSTPLVGLSNTSGALLLATNSNYHYVKCIDIYPKSDKDILLGVGHSNGRVTLSSFGQLDYEHQSFSGKELVPRHQRSCNALAWNPVDSYKIVAGLDKNRSDSSILLWDITKTAMISESSHIRPVLEYGLSETTHSLAWINRQVLAAGMNNKSIKILDFRDSIKLANSATTKAVLGVNVNVNNDKYLASFSDHQLNVWDTRNFDKPVLVLPHGKLISKISWCPTKQNLLGVLQRDSSALHLYDIQQTLIENEEVEPSVIERVVTPGTHSITSFSWNHSDENRFLASLLSGQMVDYTVYDRITLNWASNSNLIWTCGRKTLKYITNSSGNCNILDDISEKIKDRANKGYGLNDELWRNGELANDDSLATVWNWLHLSKKLVDEGVIQGNGFKHPGIKSVLKYENNVSKSEPSSLSSSDTSNATSLSTMKLFKQDRDKALHLCGWHVEKDSLTKFLEELEKNHLYTRAAAIAVFHKNLKSAIEILSKGAEDSVMGNSLNVVAMALAGYSEDKGSMWRQFCSSPRTKLDDAYLRAMFAFLTAENGNYDDILYENEVSVNDRIGFACLYLSDTRLNDYLKILTSKLTEEGNLDGLLLTGNTFEGIKILQKYLDRTSDIQTTALISVRAFNSETLQELGKDWVNSYRSLLDSWQYWHERANFDIMLCSERPTDKPPQQVYISCNFCGKSISAYMQGLNRGRGNYTRMGSSNKIKMSACPACRKPLPRCAICLMHMGTTTGDHLQMDNDGMKVADFSHWFTWCQTCRHGGHASHMLQWFKEHSECPVTACTCKCFCVDTL, from the exons atggCAAGTAGGTTAGAAATTCTTTGGTCAcctattaaaaacaaatttataacgTGGGGCTCTGAAATATGTTTGTACGAAATACAACCTTTAAAAGATCAATCAACTCCCT tGGTAGGTTTATCAAATACATCAGGAGCATTACTATTAGCAACAAACAGCAATTATCATTACGTTAAATGCATCGATATTTACCCAAAATCTgacaaagatattttattgGGTGTTGGACATTCAAACGGAAGAGTAACATTATCTAGTTTTGGTCAATTAGATTATGAGCATCAAAGTTTTTCAGGAAAagaattag tTCCAAGACATCAAAGATCATGTAATGCTCTTGCTTGGAATCCTGTGGATTCTTACAAAATCGTAGCTGGTTTAGATAAGAATAGATCAGATAGTTCCATATTGTTATGGGACATTACGAAAACTGCAATGATTAGTGAAAGTAGTCATATAAGACCTGTTTTAGAATACGGACTTTCAGAGACAACTCATAGTTTAGCTTGGATTAACAGACAAGTTTTAGCAGCTGGAATGAAtaataaatctattaaaatattaGATTTTAGAG ATTCAATTAAACTTGCAAATTCTGCAACAACAAAAGCAGTACTGGGTGTGAAtgtaaatgttaataatgataaatattTAGCTTCATTCTCTGATCATCAATTAAATGTTTGGGATACTCGAAATTTCGATAAACCCGTTTTGGTACTTCCCCATGGGaagttaatttcaaaaataagttggTGTCCTACAAA aCAAAACTTACTTGGTGTTTTACAACGTGATTCTTCCGCTTTGCATTTATATGATATCCAACAAACCTTAATTGAAAATGAAGAGGTTGAACCGTCCGTTATTGAAAGAGTTGTGACTCCTGGAACTCATAGCATAACATCATTTTCTTGGAATCATTCTGACGAAAATAGGTTTTTAGCTAGTTTATTATCCg gaCAAATGGTTGATTACACTGTTTATGATAGAATTACACTAAATTGGGCTtctaattcaaatttaatttggaCGTGCGGccgaaaaacattaaaatatatcaCTAATTCGAGTGGAAATTGTAATATTTTGGATGATATAtcggaaaaaattaaagatagaGCTAATAAAGGGTATGGTTTAAACGATGAGTTGTGGAGAAACGGCGAATTAGCTAACGATGATTCATTAGCAACCGTTTGGAATTGGCTTCATTTAAGTAAAAAGTTGGTGGATGAAGGTGTAATACAAGGAAATGGTTTTAAACATCCTGGAATTAAATcagttttaaaatatgaaaataacgTTTCAAAATCAGAACCCTCTTCCTTATCATCTTCAGATACCAGCAATGCTACTTCATTAAGTacaatgaaattgtttaa acAAGATAGAGATAAAGCACTTCATTTATGTGGATGGCATGTTGAAAAAGATTCACTAACAAAGTTTTTGGAGGAACTTGAAAAGAATCACTTATACACTAGAGCGGCGGCAATTGctgtttttcataaaaatcttaaatctGCTATTGAAATCCTTTCGAAAGGTGCTGAAGATAGTGTTATGGGAAATAGTTTAAATGTAGTTGCAATGGCTTTAGCCGGTTATTCTGAAGATAAAGGTAGTATGTGGAGACAGTTTTGTTCTTCACCAAGAACAAAACTTGATGATGCTTATCTCAGAGCTATGTTTGCGTTTTTAACTGCTGAAAATGGAAATTATGATGATATATTG taTGAAAATGAAGTCTCAGTAAATGATAGAATTGGATTTGCTTGTCTTTATTTATCAGATACGAGattaaatgattatttaaaaatattaaccaGTAAATTAACAGAGGAAGGGAATTTAGATGGGTTACTCCTCacag ggaATACATTTGAGggcataaaaattttacagaaatatttagaTAGAACAAGTGATATTCAAACGACCGCTTTAATATCAGTTCGAGCATTTAATAGCGAAACTTTACAAGAATTGGGGAAAGATTGGGTTAATAGTTACAGAAGTTTGTTAGATTCTTGGCAATATTGGCATGAGCGAgcaaattttgatataatgTTATGTAGCGAGCGACCAACTGATAAACCACCACAACAAGTGTATATTTCTTGTAACTTTTGTGGCAAAAGCATTTCTGCTTATATGCAAGGTTTAAATAGAGGACGTGGAAATTATACAAGAATGGGAAgttctaataaaataaaa ATGTCTGCTTGTCCAGCTTGTAGAAAACCATTACCCAGATGCGCGATTTGTCTAATGCATATGGGAACTACAACCGGTGATCATCTTCAAATGGATAATGATGGAATGAAGGTTGCTGATTTTTCTCATTGGTTCACTTGGTGTCAAACTTGTAGACATGGCGGTCATGCTTCTCATATGCTGCAGTGGTTTAA aGAACATTCTGAATGTCCTGTAACAGCATGTACTTGTAAATGTTTCTGCGTTGATACGTTgtag
- the LOC111426972 gene encoding GATOR2 complex protein MIOS-A isoform X2, with amino-acid sequence MASRLEILWSPIKNKFITWGSEICLYEIQPLKDQSTPLVGLSNTSGALLLATNSNYHYVKCIDIYPKSDKDILLGVGHSNGRVTLSSFGQLDYEHQSFSGKELVPRHQRSCNALAWNPVDSYKIVAGLDKNRSDSSILLWDITKTAMISESSHIRPVLEYGLSETTHSLAWINRQVLAAGMNNKSIKILDFRDSIKLANSATTKAVLGVNVNVNNDKYLASFSDHQLNVWDTRNFDKPVLVLPHGKLISKISWCPTKQNLLGVLQRDSSALHLYDIQQTLIENEEVEPSVIERVVTPGTHSITSFSWNHSDENRFLASLLSGQMVDYTVYDRITLNWASNSNLIWTCGRKTLKYITNSSGNCNILDDISEKIKDRANKGYGLNDELWRNGELANDDSLATVWNWLHLSKKLVDEGVIQGNGFKHPGIKSVLKYENNVSKSEPSSLSSSDTSNATSLSTMKLFKQDRDKALHLCGWHVEKDSLTKFLEELEKNHLYTRAAAIAVFHKNLKSAIEILSKGAEDSVMGNSLNVVAMALAGYSEDKGSMWRQFCSSPRTKLDDAYLRAMFAFLTAENGNYDDILYENEVSVNDRIGFACLYLSDTRLNDYLKILTSKLTEEGNLDGLLLTGNTFEGIKILQKYLDRTSDIQTTALISVRAFNSETLQELGKDWVNSYRSLLDSWQYWHERANFDIMLCSERPTDKPPQQVYISCNFCGKSISAYMQGLNRGRGNYTRMGSSNKIKF; translated from the exons atggCAAGTAGGTTAGAAATTCTTTGGTCAcctattaaaaacaaatttataacgTGGGGCTCTGAAATATGTTTGTACGAAATACAACCTTTAAAAGATCAATCAACTCCCT tGGTAGGTTTATCAAATACATCAGGAGCATTACTATTAGCAACAAACAGCAATTATCATTACGTTAAATGCATCGATATTTACCCAAAATCTgacaaagatattttattgGGTGTTGGACATTCAAACGGAAGAGTAACATTATCTAGTTTTGGTCAATTAGATTATGAGCATCAAAGTTTTTCAGGAAAagaattag tTCCAAGACATCAAAGATCATGTAATGCTCTTGCTTGGAATCCTGTGGATTCTTACAAAATCGTAGCTGGTTTAGATAAGAATAGATCAGATAGTTCCATATTGTTATGGGACATTACGAAAACTGCAATGATTAGTGAAAGTAGTCATATAAGACCTGTTTTAGAATACGGACTTTCAGAGACAACTCATAGTTTAGCTTGGATTAACAGACAAGTTTTAGCAGCTGGAATGAAtaataaatctattaaaatattaGATTTTAGAG ATTCAATTAAACTTGCAAATTCTGCAACAACAAAAGCAGTACTGGGTGTGAAtgtaaatgttaataatgataaatattTAGCTTCATTCTCTGATCATCAATTAAATGTTTGGGATACTCGAAATTTCGATAAACCCGTTTTGGTACTTCCCCATGGGaagttaatttcaaaaataagttggTGTCCTACAAA aCAAAACTTACTTGGTGTTTTACAACGTGATTCTTCCGCTTTGCATTTATATGATATCCAACAAACCTTAATTGAAAATGAAGAGGTTGAACCGTCCGTTATTGAAAGAGTTGTGACTCCTGGAACTCATAGCATAACATCATTTTCTTGGAATCATTCTGACGAAAATAGGTTTTTAGCTAGTTTATTATCCg gaCAAATGGTTGATTACACTGTTTATGATAGAATTACACTAAATTGGGCTtctaattcaaatttaatttggaCGTGCGGccgaaaaacattaaaatatatcaCTAATTCGAGTGGAAATTGTAATATTTTGGATGATATAtcggaaaaaattaaagatagaGCTAATAAAGGGTATGGTTTAAACGATGAGTTGTGGAGAAACGGCGAATTAGCTAACGATGATTCATTAGCAACCGTTTGGAATTGGCTTCATTTAAGTAAAAAGTTGGTGGATGAAGGTGTAATACAAGGAAATGGTTTTAAACATCCTGGAATTAAATcagttttaaaatatgaaaataacgTTTCAAAATCAGAACCCTCTTCCTTATCATCTTCAGATACCAGCAATGCTACTTCATTAAGTacaatgaaattgtttaa acAAGATAGAGATAAAGCACTTCATTTATGTGGATGGCATGTTGAAAAAGATTCACTAACAAAGTTTTTGGAGGAACTTGAAAAGAATCACTTATACACTAGAGCGGCGGCAATTGctgtttttcataaaaatcttaaatctGCTATTGAAATCCTTTCGAAAGGTGCTGAAGATAGTGTTATGGGAAATAGTTTAAATGTAGTTGCAATGGCTTTAGCCGGTTATTCTGAAGATAAAGGTAGTATGTGGAGACAGTTTTGTTCTTCACCAAGAACAAAACTTGATGATGCTTATCTCAGAGCTATGTTTGCGTTTTTAACTGCTGAAAATGGAAATTATGATGATATATTG taTGAAAATGAAGTCTCAGTAAATGATAGAATTGGATTTGCTTGTCTTTATTTATCAGATACGAGattaaatgattatttaaaaatattaaccaGTAAATTAACAGAGGAAGGGAATTTAGATGGGTTACTCCTCacag ggaATACATTTGAGggcataaaaattttacagaaatatttagaTAGAACAAGTGATATTCAAACGACCGCTTTAATATCAGTTCGAGCATTTAATAGCGAAACTTTACAAGAATTGGGGAAAGATTGGGTTAATAGTTACAGAAGTTTGTTAGATTCTTGGCAATATTGGCATGAGCGAgcaaattttgatataatgTTATGTAGCGAGCGACCAACTGATAAACCACCACAACAAGTGTATATTTCTTGTAACTTTTGTGGCAAAAGCATTTCTGCTTATATGCAAGGTTTAAATAGAGGACGTGGAAATTATACAAGAATGGGAAgttctaataaaataaaa TTTTAG